In bacterium, one genomic interval encodes:
- the nuoF gene encoding NADH-quinone oxidoreductase subunit NuoF — protein MTFYSPVITNATEVAKSERLHLFRYVEDPNQRSIDTFISRGGYESWKKVVTSMKADEVIAEVKGAGLRGRGGAGFPTGMKWSFVPKDSPKPRYLVCNADESEPGTCKDRVIMERDPHAMIEGMAIAAFAIGSHLMFVYIRGEFNESIRTVEAAMREAYAKGFLGKNVLGSGYDLDMVVHTGGGAYICGEETALLNSLEGEKGLSRIRPPFPAVEGLYACPTIVNNVETLSAVPHIIKHGAAWFKSMGTEKSPGSKIFSLSGHVKRPGNYEVELGFNLKKLIYDPAYGGGMLGDKKLKGVIPGGASTPLLTPDMIDVSLDFESLQSVGSMLGSGAVIVFHEDTCIVWVILKLIQFFRHESCGKCTPCRDGTGWLEQTIRKIERGEGKPGDIEKIEDICGNILGRTICPLGDAAVMPIQSAVKHWRDEWLHHIEHKQCLVKTNFEFK, from the coding sequence ATGACCTTCTATTCACCTGTCATAACGAATGCGACCGAGGTCGCCAAATCGGAACGGCTCCACCTGTTCAGGTATGTCGAGGATCCGAATCAGCGGAGTATTGATACGTTTATCTCGCGCGGCGGATATGAGTCCTGGAAAAAGGTCGTCACCTCAATGAAGGCGGACGAAGTGATCGCCGAGGTGAAAGGTGCGGGATTGCGCGGTCGTGGCGGAGCAGGATTCCCGACCGGCATGAAGTGGAGTTTCGTCCCGAAAGACTCTCCCAAACCCCGATATTTGGTTTGCAACGCAGATGAGTCCGAACCGGGGACCTGCAAGGACCGAGTGATCATGGAGCGTGACCCGCATGCCATGATCGAAGGGATGGCGATCGCCGCGTTTGCGATCGGCAGCCATCTGATGTTCGTTTATATTCGTGGCGAATTCAATGAATCGATCCGCACGGTTGAGGCGGCGATGCGCGAAGCATACGCCAAGGGGTTCCTGGGAAAGAATGTCCTGGGTAGCGGCTATGATCTTGATATGGTGGTGCATACCGGTGGTGGCGCCTATATATGCGGCGAAGAGACCGCGCTGCTGAATTCGCTGGAAGGGGAGAAGGGGTTGTCGCGGATACGTCCGCCATTCCCGGCAGTCGAAGGCTTGTATGCCTGTCCGACAATCGTGAACAATGTAGAGACATTGTCGGCGGTGCCGCATATTATCAAGCATGGCGCAGCGTGGTTTAAGTCGATGGGGACTGAAAAGTCACCCGGCTCGAAGATCTTTTCGCTTTCCGGCCATGTGAAGCGTCCGGGCAACTATGAAGTCGAACTTGGCTTCAACCTCAAAAAACTGATTTATGATCCGGCCTATGGTGGCGGGATGCTGGGAGACAAAAAGCTCAAGGGCGTGATCCCGGGTGGAGCCTCGACACCGTTGCTGACTCCGGACATGATTGATGTCAGTCTGGATTTTGAATCGCTGCAATCAGTCGGTTCAATGCTCGGGTCCGGCGCGGTGATCGTCTTCCATGAGGATACGTGTATAGTTTGGGTGATCCTGAAGCTGATCCAGTTTTTCCGCCATGAATCCTGCGGAAAATGTACGCCCTGTCGGGACGGCACAGGCTGGCTGGAGCAAACGATTCGCAAAATAGAACGTGGCGAAGGGAAACCGGGCGATATCGAGAAGATCGAGGATATCTGCGGCAACATCCTGGGGCGGACGATCTGCCCGCTGGGCGATGCGGCGGTGATGCCGATCCAATCCGCGGTCAAGCACTGGCGGGATGAATGGCTTCATCATATTGAGCATAAGCAGTGCCTCGTGAAAACCAATTTTGAGTTCAAGTGA
- the nuoG gene encoding NADH-quinone oxidoreductase subunit NuoG — MADQTKTDTPPVAVKTVTLTIDGRQVSVPKGTTVLEAALGMGIHIPSFCWHPKLKPVGACRMCYVEIEKFPKLQVSCATECSDNMVVHTDSNQVKMGRKAVLEFLLTNHPLDCPTCDKGGECDLQNLTFAHGYDDSRFEFMKRRHIPDNKTTFDDLKIGPEIVLNRNRCILCYKCVRSNKEAFGEYDLGAYERGNHTEINSAPGEQVDNPFSGNLVEICPVGALTNTDWRYKIRVWLTKTAPSIDPFDASGTNTLIYRDPHKDLMYRTTSRRNDAIDDGWLPDVVRYGYQIAHSTDRLQTPLIKKNGKQVATTWEEALAFVGKRLKEINETKGCVCIGGIAGPQLDSATQYSFAKFMRLVVGSNNIDHRTDYRNLPTTPDGAYSVLASRAFTIADIDNSDVILILGSDLVREHPNEYLRVRKAYNFSGSKIYSANSYGVKSSDVANLELLYLPGTDEIFLNGLCLAAIEEKVAVAGDASALVSKLTPSTVNECAVACGVTSADLRSLAKSLASGKKITILVGEQVSQSRDREAIAAAICNLNRLVGIDQRGQVAVLARYANTKGAERTGLLPTPHPSVKKELAALWNEFPETAPQTTEGMFDLIKKGEMHGMFILGANPVMMYPDRQIADESLQKLDFLVVADLFETDTTALADVVLPLASWTEYSGDYVNLEGKVQRAEQVIKAQFTSLPGYEIVAQVAKAMGQKLFNSDNQRESELRRLLTIDTTLPVPSSWLEVKANPVAAEKDYPYALAVGDDAHHRSYLTEKSVSLFNFCSEAYAEVGSELAEKLNLTDGDSLRIESRSGKVILPVRVSQWMEGDVVFVPRNFASTHINGLLDRKARVDRVRLQKATD; from the coding sequence ATGGCAGACCAGACCAAAACCGACACACCACCTGTGGCAGTCAAGACCGTGACACTGACGATCGATGGACGTCAGGTGTCAGTCCCCAAAGGGACGACCGTTCTTGAGGCGGCGCTGGGTATGGGGATACATATCCCGTCATTTTGCTGGCATCCCAAGCTGAAGCCGGTTGGCGCTTGTCGCATGTGTTATGTGGAGATAGAGAAGTTTCCGAAACTTCAGGTCTCCTGCGCGACCGAGTGTTCGGACAATATGGTCGTCCACACAGATTCAAATCAGGTGAAGATGGGACGCAAGGCCGTCCTGGAGTTCCTGCTCACAAATCATCCGCTTGATTGCCCGACCTGCGACAAAGGCGGGGAATGTGATCTGCAGAACCTGACATTTGCCCATGGTTACGATGACAGCCGGTTCGAGTTCATGAAACGGCGTCACATTCCGGATAACAAAACGACGTTTGACGATCTGAAGATCGGCCCGGAGATCGTACTCAATCGGAATCGGTGCATCCTGTGCTACAAGTGCGTTCGCTCGAACAAGGAAGCGTTTGGCGAATACGACCTGGGGGCATATGAGCGCGGGAATCATACCGAGATCAATTCCGCACCGGGCGAACAGGTTGACAATCCGTTTTCAGGGAATCTGGTGGAGATCTGCCCGGTCGGAGCCTTGACCAATACTGACTGGCGCTATAAGATCCGTGTTTGGCTGACCAAAACGGCGCCGTCGATCGATCCGTTCGATGCATCGGGGACCAATACGCTTATTTACCGCGATCCCCACAAGGATCTAATGTACCGTACGACATCACGTCGCAATGATGCCATCGATGACGGTTGGCTGCCGGACGTGGTACGTTATGGATACCAGATCGCTCACTCGACGGACCGTCTGCAGACGCCGCTAATAAAGAAGAACGGCAAGCAGGTAGCAACTACCTGGGAAGAGGCGCTGGCATTTGTAGGCAAGCGACTCAAAGAAATCAACGAGACCAAGGGGTGCGTGTGTATCGGTGGGATCGCGGGACCGCAACTCGACAGCGCTACACAATACAGTTTTGCCAAGTTTATGCGTCTGGTAGTTGGATCGAATAATATCGACCACCGCACAGACTACCGAAATCTTCCGACCACTCCGGATGGTGCATATTCGGTGCTGGCTTCGCGAGCCTTCACGATCGCAGATATCGATAATTCCGATGTGATCCTTATACTTGGCTCCGATCTTGTGCGCGAGCATCCGAATGAGTACCTGCGGGTACGCAAGGCGTACAATTTCAGCGGGTCGAAGATCTACTCCGCCAATTCCTACGGCGTGAAATCATCGGATGTCGCCAATCTTGAATTACTCTATCTGCCGGGGACTGACGAAATTTTCCTGAACGGGCTCTGCCTGGCGGCGATAGAGGAGAAGGTGGCAGTAGCAGGCGATGCTTCAGCGCTGGTCTCCAAGCTGACTCCGTCGACTGTAAACGAGTGTGCCGTGGCCTGTGGTGTTACATCAGCAGACCTTCGATCGCTGGCCAAGTCACTCGCTTCCGGTAAAAAGATAACGATCCTGGTTGGCGAGCAGGTCAGTCAGTCGCGTGATCGAGAAGCGATCGCCGCTGCGATCTGCAATTTGAATCGCCTCGTGGGTATTGATCAGCGTGGACAGGTCGCGGTCCTGGCACGGTATGCCAATACCAAGGGTGCCGAACGCACCGGTCTGCTGCCGACGCCGCATCCATCGGTGAAAAAAGAGTTGGCCGCACTCTGGAACGAATTTCCGGAAACAGCTCCTCAGACGACCGAAGGGATGTTCGACCTGATCAAGAAGGGGGAGATGCACGGGATGTTCATTCTCGGGGCGAATCCGGTCATGATGTATCCTGATCGTCAGATAGCTGATGAGTCGCTCCAGAAGCTGGATTTCCTGGTGGTAGCCGATCTGTTTGAAACCGATACGACTGCACTGGCCGATGTCGTTTTACCGCTGGCGAGCTGGACAGAGTATTCAGGGGATTATGTCAATTTAGAAGGAAAAGTCCAGCGTGCCGAGCAGGTGATCAAGGCGCAGTTTACGTCACTTCCTGGTTACGAGATAGTCGCCCAGGTAGCCAAGGCAATGGGCCAGAAGTTATTCAATTCCGACAACCAGCGAGAATCTGAGCTTCGTCGACTGCTGACAATAGATACAACATTGCCGGTTCCTTCGAGCTGGCTCGAAGTAAAGGCAAATCCGGTTGCGGCGGAGAAAGATTATCCTTACGCGCTGGCGGTCGGCGACGACGCACATCACCGGAGCTATCTCACAGAGAAGTCGGTCTCGTTATTTAATTTCTGTTCAGAGGCATATGCCGAGGTGGGGTCGGAGCTGGCGGAAAAGCTGAATCTGACCGATGGCGACTCACTGCGTATTGAATCAAGATCCGGGAAGGTGATTTTGCCGGTGCGAGTGTCGCAGTGGATGGAAGGGGACGTGGTGTTTGTTCCGCGCAATTTTGCCTCCACGCACATCAACGGGCTCCTCGATCGCAAAGCAAGAGTGGATCGGGTAAGACTCCAGAAAGCGACGGATTAG
- a CDS encoding NADH-quinone oxidoreductase subunit C, with the protein MDIREQLSQFIAAQCGDALLREETFREQQSFYVRPEVLLDTCQALKEHESLKVNFLADITVVDWLGDEYESAYGRYEVVYNLYSLEHSYRFFIKVFLPSDKPELASLTPIWNGANWMEREVWDLFGVTFVGHPDLTKILTPDDLEGHPLRKDFPLTYEQPHFTHNKDLPPEVIR; encoded by the coding sequence ATGGATATCAGAGAGCAGCTCAGCCAGTTCATAGCCGCCCAGTGCGGAGACGCATTGCTCAGGGAGGAGACCTTCCGCGAGCAGCAGTCCTTTTACGTTCGCCCGGAAGTATTGCTTGATACCTGTCAGGCGCTTAAAGAGCATGAGTCGCTCAAGGTCAATTTCCTGGCGGATATTACCGTAGTCGATTGGCTAGGGGATGAGTACGAGTCAGCATACGGCCGCTATGAGGTTGTCTACAATCTCTATTCGCTCGAACATTCGTATCGCTTTTTCATCAAGGTGTTTCTGCCGTCAGACAAACCGGAGCTCGCCAGCCTCACCCCGATCTGGAATGGGGCAAATTGGATGGAGCGCGAGGTTTGGGATCTGTTCGGCGTGACATTTGTGGGTCACCCGGACCTGACCAAAATTCTGACTCCCGATGATCTCGAGGGGCATCCGCTTCGGAAGGATTTCCCGCTCACCTACGAACAGCCGCACTTCACCCACAACAAGGATCTTCCGCCAGAGGTGATTCGCTGA
- a CDS encoding NADH-quinone oxidoreductase subunit A — translation MVETYYPILFLVLFAAILAAVMAGASILLGKRTKLGKKGQAYECGIDPEGTTKDPVPVKFFLVAISFILFDIEVIFLLPWAVVARDLGSFGFLAIIVFVSLVLIGYIYELGRGALKWD, via the coding sequence ATGGTTGAGACATACTACCCGATCCTGTTTTTGGTGCTTTTTGCCGCCATTTTGGCCGCAGTCATGGCTGGTGCCTCGATATTGCTAGGGAAGCGGACCAAGTTAGGGAAGAAGGGTCAGGCGTACGAGTGCGGTATCGATCCTGAAGGTACGACGAAAGACCCAGTCCCGGTTAAGTTCTTCCTGGTAGCAATCTCATTCATACTTTTCGATATCGAAGTGATCTTCCTGCTCCCGTGGGCGGTAGTTGCGCGCGACCTTGGGTCGTTCGGCTTCCTCGCCATTATCGTGTTTGTAAGCCTGGTGTTGATCGGGTACATTTATGAACTTGGACGAGGTGCCCTCAAATGGGATTAG
- the nuoD gene encoding NADH dehydrogenase (quinone) subunit D — protein MAEQKTLHINMGPQHPSTHGVLRVELDIDGETVVKARPVVGYLHTGIEKTMESKLYYKALPCTDRMDYLAPMSNNLGFCLAVEKLMEIEVPEKVKYARVCLAELTRISSHLVWLGTHALDLGAMSMLLYAFREREMIVDIYEACAGQRMMTSYIRIGGLAHELPKDFEKSVRNIIKVLPDRLRDYETLLTANEIFINRTRDVAVISAEDAINWSLSGPMLRGSGVKHDLRKANPYSGYEKFDFDIAYGTKGDAYDRYLLRLEEIRQSLRIVQQAIDGMPEGPYRAHVPGVVLPPKEDVLHKMEAMIFHFKIITEGFHAPKGEVYQGIESPKGELGFYIAGDGSPVGRRIRVRPPSFINLACLPALVEGRLLADVVAAIGSIDIVLGEVDR, from the coding sequence ATGGCTGAACAGAAGACTCTCCATATCAATATGGGACCCCAGCACCCGTCGACGCACGGCGTGCTTCGGGTGGAGTTGGATATCGATGGCGAAACGGTGGTCAAGGCACGTCCGGTGGTGGGGTACCTCCATACCGGTATCGAAAAGACGATGGAGTCCAAGCTGTATTACAAGGCGCTCCCGTGTACCGACCGAATGGACTATCTGGCTCCGATGTCCAACAATCTCGGCTTCTGTCTGGCTGTTGAAAAGCTGATGGAGATCGAGGTCCCGGAGAAGGTCAAGTATGCCCGCGTCTGCCTTGCCGAATTGACTCGAATTTCCTCGCACCTGGTTTGGCTCGGGACACATGCGCTTGACCTCGGTGCGATGTCGATGCTGTTATATGCATTCCGCGAGCGCGAGATGATCGTCGACATATATGAAGCGTGCGCGGGACAGCGGATGATGACCAGCTATATCCGAATCGGTGGGCTGGCCCATGAACTTCCGAAAGATTTTGAGAAATCAGTTCGCAATATCATCAAGGTGTTGCCCGATCGCCTGCGGGATTATGAGACACTCCTGACCGCCAATGAGATATTCATCAACAGGACAAGAGATGTCGCGGTGATCTCGGCCGAGGATGCGATCAATTGGTCACTTTCCGGTCCGATGTTGCGCGGCTCAGGTGTCAAGCATGACCTTCGCAAAGCTAATCCGTATTCCGGCTACGAGAAGTTTGATTTTGATATCGCCTATGGAACCAAGGGGGATGCATACGACCGGTATCTGCTTCGGCTCGAAGAGATCCGGCAATCGTTGCGGATCGTACAGCAGGCTATAGATGGGATGCCGGAGGGACCGTATCGGGCCCATGTTCCGGGAGTGGTGCTTCCGCCCAAAGAGGATGTGCTGCACAAGATGGAAGCGATGATCTTCCACTTCAAAATCATCACGGAAGGGTTCCATGCCCCCAAAGGAGAGGTATACCAGGGGATCGAGTCTCCCAAGGGAGAGCTTGGGTTTTATATAGCGGGAGATGGTTCACCGGTAGGTCGCCGTATCCGGGTGCGTCCGCCGTCATTCATCAATCTTGCCTGTCTTCCGGCGTTGGTCGAGGGACGGCTGTTGGCCGATGTCGTTGCGGCGATCGGGTCGATCGACATTGTACTCGGAGAGGTTGACCGATGA
- a CDS encoding NADH-quinone oxidoreductase subunit B, with protein sequence MGLEERIPDSIILTSLDKMVNWAHKRSMWPLGFGLACCAIEMISTFASHFDLSRFGMEVMRPSPRQADLMIVAGRVSMKMAPVVKTLYEQMPNPKWVISMGACASCGGVFNNYAILQGVDRIIPVDVYVPGCPPRPEQLMQGILKLFEKVEKESVKDSREEWGRRV encoded by the coding sequence ATGGGATTAGAAGAGAGAATTCCTGATTCAATTATATTGACGTCATTGGACAAGATGGTCAACTGGGCGCACAAGCGCTCTATGTGGCCGCTTGGATTCGGGCTGGCTTGCTGTGCGATCGAAATGATCTCGACATTTGCGTCGCATTTCGACCTTTCCCGATTCGGGATGGAGGTGATGCGTCCATCACCACGGCAAGCGGACCTGATGATCGTCGCTGGCCGCGTTTCCATGAAGATGGCGCCGGTCGTCAAGACGCTGTACGAGCAGATGCCGAACCCGAAATGGGTGATCTCCATGGGGGCCTGCGCTTCCTGTGGCGGGGTATTCAACAACTACGCCATCCTGCAAGGGGTGGATCGCATAATTCCGGTCGATGTGTATGTCCCTGGCTGTCCGCCCCGACCGGAACAGCTCATGCAGGGAATTCTCAAGCTGTTTGAGAAAGTAGAAAAGGAATCCGTGAAGGACTCACGGGAAGAGTGGGGCCGGCGGGTGTAG
- a CDS encoding MFS transporter: MSHSESVSLWKKDILAWSLYDFANTIYSMNIVSLYLKRYIVQDLGHPDHYFDLPFAASMLIAACVLPALGAMSDHTTKRKIFVFLFTLTCCMSVGLMAFVPAEFILGIVILFIISNFSYEAAQPFYNSLLYSVAEGKHARAVSGLGVSIGYVGSIAGMILVLPFVSGSMFGMEIPFVSGSGKTGSFLPTAALFLLFSLPLFFFVRERRSHTPEKVTFRQAYRDVWSALRNTRKYPGVLRFLIADYFFEDAAFTVILNIGLYCSIVLGLPEEQITTFLIISTVSAVVGAFVVGKIAERWSLKNLMTIIMSGWVVALVAFASTDSMPVVWVLGSVVGILLGGLWTTSRPMLAELVPKEELGRFFGIFALSGRAAAVVGPVVWTAIIYLFQPENMLGRWAVQSFNLSEAQAEKLPYKLGVLSLAGMIVIGLAIFRKVPHTTRMMHG, encoded by the coding sequence GTGAGTCATTCTGAGTCAGTCTCCCTCTGGAAGAAAGATATCCTGGCCTGGTCGCTTTACGATTTCGCCAACACCATCTACTCAATGAATATCGTATCGCTTTACCTGAAGCGATATATCGTTCAGGATCTGGGACATCCGGATCACTATTTCGATCTGCCTTTTGCCGCCTCCATGCTGATTGCGGCCTGTGTCCTTCCGGCCCTGGGGGCAATGTCTGACCATACTACCAAGCGCAAGATATTCGTTTTTCTCTTCACGCTGACGTGCTGTATGTCCGTGGGCTTGATGGCGTTTGTGCCGGCCGAATTCATTCTTGGGATCGTGATTCTGTTTATTATCTCCAACTTTTCCTATGAGGCGGCTCAGCCATTTTATAATTCACTGCTCTATTCGGTGGCAGAGGGGAAACATGCGCGGGCAGTTTCAGGACTGGGTGTCTCGATCGGATATGTTGGTTCGATCGCGGGGATGATCCTGGTGCTTCCGTTTGTGAGTGGATCGATGTTCGGTATGGAGATCCCGTTTGTCTCGGGTTCGGGGAAGACAGGTTCATTTCTGCCGACCGCGGCGCTGTTTCTGCTATTTTCGCTCCCATTGTTCTTCTTCGTTCGCGAAAGGCGATCGCATACGCCCGAAAAAGTGACTTTTCGGCAGGCGTATCGAGATGTCTGGAGTGCGTTGCGGAATACTCGCAAATATCCCGGGGTACTTCGATTTTTGATAGCCGACTATTTTTTCGAGGATGCGGCATTCACGGTCATCCTGAATATAGGATTATATTGCTCGATCGTGTTGGGATTGCCGGAAGAGCAGATCACAACCTTCCTGATCATCTCGACCGTGTCGGCCGTGGTGGGAGCGTTTGTGGTGGGGAAGATCGCAGAGCGATGGTCGCTCAAGAATCTCATGACAATCATAATGTCTGGATGGGTAGTTGCGTTGGTGGCGTTTGCATCGACCGACTCGATGCCGGTAGTCTGGGTGCTTGGATCGGTCGTCGGCATTCTGCTAGGCGGGCTCTGGACGACATCGCGTCCGATGCTGGCGGAGTTGGTGCCAAAGGAAGAGCTGGGGCGCTTTTTTGGGATATTCGCGCTTTCCGGGAGGGCGGCGGCAGTGGTGGGGCCGGTCGTTTGGACCGCCATTATTTACCTGTTTCAGCCGGAGAACATGTTGGGGCGTTGGGCTGTTCAATCCTTCAACCTGAGTGAAGCCCAGGCGGAGAAGTTGCCGTATAAACTGGGGGTTTTGTCGCTGGCTGGTATGATCGTTATCGGGCTGGCCATATTTAGAAAGGTGCCGCATACGACTCGGATGATGCATGGGTAA
- a CDS encoding histidinol-phosphatase: MGKKIGDWFHYAGAIHVHTTESDGTKKLEEVAAIGERADLDFILFTDHMNLHNREQGKEGFYGRLLALVGYEHNDVDDNNHYMIFESPSVYPSEMTSAEYVSAGAKDNALGIIAHPDEIRDRMGQYPPYPWTDWNVDGYTGIELWNQMSEWMERLTPSNKLLMAFSPRKSMVGPTDRVFAKWDEVNRSRKIVGVASVDAHAFPITVGPLKVEIFPYKVHFRSLRTYVILPEPMSTDFATAKNQVYGALRDCRAFGAHIRWGDPIGFQFSGRNGSERVIAGGRLSSLTDAKLEVRLPSSAVIRLVGNGKRLVETTGDSLEFCPTEAGIYRVEAWKNERCWIFSNHIRIGV, from the coding sequence ATGGGTAAGAAGATCGGAGACTGGTTTCATTATGCCGGTGCGATTCATGTTCACACGACTGAATCCGACGGCACCAAAAAGCTCGAAGAGGTCGCCGCGATCGGCGAGCGGGCCGATCTCGATTTTATCCTCTTTACCGACCATATGAATCTGCACAACCGCGAACAAGGGAAGGAAGGGTTTTACGGCAGACTCCTCGCCCTGGTTGGGTACGAGCACAACGATGTCGACGACAACAATCACTACATGATATTTGAATCTCCATCGGTTTATCCAAGCGAGATGACCTCCGCCGAATATGTGAGCGCGGGAGCGAAGGACAACGCTCTCGGAATAATCGCGCATCCAGATGAAATTCGTGACCGGATGGGACAGTACCCGCCATACCCCTGGACGGATTGGAATGTAGATGGCTACACAGGAATCGAACTCTGGAATCAGATGTCGGAGTGGATGGAGCGTCTGACGCCATCGAACAAGTTATTGATGGCATTTTCTCCTCGCAAGTCGATGGTTGGACCGACCGATCGCGTCTTCGCCAAGTGGGATGAAGTGAACAGGTCGCGCAAGATCGTCGGGGTAGCCTCAGTTGATGCACATGCTTTTCCGATCACAGTTGGACCACTGAAAGTTGAAATATTCCCTTACAAAGTGCATTTCCGGTCACTTCGGACCTATGTCATTTTGCCGGAGCCGATGTCCACTGACTTCGCGACAGCGAAAAATCAGGTGTACGGTGCACTTCGCGACTGCCGGGCGTTTGGAGCGCATATTCGCTGGGGAGACCCGATCGGATTTCAGTTCAGTGGACGGAACGGGTCCGAGCGAGTGATCGCGGGCGGGAGATTGAGCAGCCTGACCGACGCAAAACTCGAGGTGCGATTGCCCTCCAGCGCAGTGATCCGGCTGGTCGGGAATGGGAAGAGGTTAGTGGAGACGACAGGCGATTCGCTGGAGTTCTGTCCGACCGAGGCTGGAATATATCGCGTAGAAGCCTGGAAGAATGAGCGGTGCTGGATCTTCTCAAATCATATCAGGATCGGAGTCTGA
- the nuoH gene encoding NADH-quinone oxidoreductase subunit NuoH: protein MLEMILLSSVKVIIVVVAVLTGCAYATYMERKVVAIMQHRIGPSYAGPYGLLQPLADAIKMAFKEDIVPDNVEKVTYALAPLLAFIPSLLSFAVVPFSADFSLVGREITGVISDLNIGILWIFAVTSLGVYGIILAGWSSGSKYSLLGGVRSSAQMISYEISYGLSIVGVILIANTLSMRELVEQQDNIFHWFIWKQPLGFLLYIVCAIAETNRAPFDLPEAESELVAGYHTEYSSFRFGMFFVGEYANMIAVSAVGATLFFGGWQCPWPGWPVQLSIVWFVAKVFLFMFFYIWLRATLPRFRYDQLMNFGWKVLFPLAVLNVLVTGAIVLF, encoded by the coding sequence ATGCTGGAAATGATCCTCCTTTCTTCGGTCAAAGTGATAATCGTCGTAGTGGCGGTACTGACTGGTTGCGCCTATGCTACCTACATGGAGCGCAAGGTGGTCGCGATCATGCAGCATCGAATCGGACCCTCTTACGCCGGACCCTACGGGCTGCTGCAGCCGCTGGCCGATGCCATCAAAATGGCGTTTAAGGAAGATATCGTCCCGGATAATGTCGAGAAAGTCACCTATGCTCTGGCGCCGTTGCTGGCGTTCATACCGTCGTTACTGTCGTTTGCGGTAGTGCCGTTTTCAGCAGACTTCTCACTGGTCGGACGCGAGATCACCGGAGTTATTTCAGATCTGAATATTGGCATTCTCTGGATCTTCGCGGTCACCTCGCTCGGCGTATACGGGATCATTCTGGCGGGCTGGTCGTCTGGTTCGAAGTATTCACTCCTGGGTGGAGTGCGCTCTTCGGCGCAGATGATCTCATACGAGATCAGCTACGGGCTATCAATCGTTGGCGTGATCCTCATCGCCAACACGCTTTCAATGCGCGAACTGGTGGAGCAGCAGGATAATATCTTCCACTGGTTTATCTGGAAGCAGCCGCTTGGCTTTTTGTTGTACATTGTCTGTGCGATAGCAGAGACCAACCGTGCGCCATTCGATCTGCCCGAGGCAGAATCTGAATTGGTGGCGGGGTATCATACCGAGTATTCATCGTTCCGCTTCGGGATGTTTTTCGTGGGTGAGTATGCCAATATGATCGCCGTATCGGCGGTCGGGGCGACGTTGTTTTTTGGCGGATGGCAGTGCCCCTGGCCGGGCTGGCCGGTGCAGTTGTCGATCGTCTGGTTTGTGGCCAAAGTGTTCCTGTTTATGTTCTTCTATATCTGGTTGCGGGCAACGCTGCCGCGCTTCCGGTACGATCAATTGATGAATTTCGGCTGGAAAGTGCTTTTCCCGCTGGCGGTGTTGAATGTGCTGGTGACCGGAGCGATCGTCCTGTTCTGA
- the nuoE gene encoding NADH-quinone oxidoreductase subunit NuoE, translated as MILTKESVAQIKEKVALYPKRKSAILPAITIAYHQVGHLNDELYKEIADVIKVPFVEVAEAATFYTLFVKQPRGKHLIQVCHNISCALMGSDSLTGYLEQKLGIAKGGTTKDNLFTLITVECLGSCATAPMMQINEDFYENLTREKVDKIIEELRAKG; from the coding sequence ATGATCCTGACCAAAGAGTCAGTTGCTCAGATAAAGGAGAAGGTGGCGCTGTATCCGAAGCGCAAATCGGCTATTTTGCCGGCGATCACGATCGCGTACCACCAGGTTGGGCATCTCAACGACGAGCTCTACAAAGAGATTGCGGATGTGATCAAAGTGCCGTTTGTCGAAGTTGCTGAAGCGGCGACGTTTTACACGCTGTTCGTCAAACAGCCACGAGGGAAGCATTTGATCCAGGTCTGTCATAATATATCCTGTGCGTTGATGGGGTCTGACAGCCTGACCGGTTATCTTGAGCAGAAGTTGGGGATCGCCAAAGGGGGAACTACGAAGGACAATCTGTTTACGCTCATCACGGTTGAATGTCTGGGGTCGTGTGCGACCGCACCGATGATGCAGATAAATGAAGACTTTTATGAGAATTTGACCCGCGAGAAGGTCGACAAGATCATCGAGGAGCTGCGAGCCAAGGGATGA